The DNA sequence TAGTGTGTGAAGTCCATCTCGAGATGCTGCTGCTTACCATCTTCAAGCGGGTGAGGTGTTGAATATTGTGACCTGCTGACTAGGGTAAACTTGATCTTATCAAGTTGTTTGCCCTTGATCTTTGTAAAGTCAGAAATTCGCTGCCTGGTCTCGCTAAATGGTTCGCCCTTGATCATGTTAGTATGTCTCGCAGAATGGTACTGTACATGGGCTGGACTTACCTCTTTGATCGGGAACTGGAAGGGGATACCGTGTGGTTTCGAAGGCTCCTTGTCAAAGTGAAATGCCATGATCTTCTTTGATGAGTCATCCTCGGGGTAGGGCGCCACATAGATCTGCGTATAGTCGTAAAGGCTAATGATTGAATGATCGGGTGGCAGGACCTTGTGGAACTTGTGCATATGCGATTCGTATGCTCGTACCTTGAGCATCGTTTCGTCACTGATATTGGCTTTCTTTTGCAGGGCATCGAGAAGATCTGACACTTGGGCATTCTTAGGGACCATCAAGGTGTGTTCCTCCTGCGTTTGGTTAGCATTTTTCAATCACATGCGTTGGTACAATTACATACCTCTTTGCTGAGACCCTCAGGAAGCCAAGTCACTTTAATGGGCTTCCTCTGCTCCAGCTCCTTCAAGCTCATGTCTAGCACTTCGTAGAACATGGCATCATTCCGCTGAGTTGCGCTCGAAGTGTAATTGTACGGTCCTGGGAAAAGAATGTTGTTCAATGTCGAGGCGGCGTTGTACTTGATAGCCTGCTTAGGCTTACCAGCTGTGCTAACCGTGGTGAAGCGAAGATGACTAGGGTCAACCTTGAGATACTCTGCTACCTTGCTGCAGAATTGATCGTACGCCATCTTCTTGCTGAGGGTCAAGGTGAACGTGGGGAGATCCGTGTCCGGTACCCGCGGCCCAAACTCGACGGTGATTCTGTTGAGTAGGGAATCGTAGAAATCCTTGGCTTCGGTGTAGCCTCCTGATGCCTCCAACTGCGCAATCTCTTTGTCGTTCAACACGCGTTGGACCGTGATGATGTCGCCGTCTTGGATTTCAGAAGCTGCCAAGGTGACCTTGGGCTTCATCGCTTCGATCATGTTTTGCTTAATCTCCTCGGAGAGCTTGATCTGTGTGCCGGCCGGCCATCCCATCATCTTGTTGATAGCGGGCGTGAGATCAGAGACCTTATCCTGATAACCTGCGTAAAAAGTGCCGATACCAAACAAACTCTGCGTCTTTGCATCGAAGTGTTTCAGGAAGATCATCAATGGGCGGTTGTTAGCCTGTCCCTTGAGATCCAGCAGCTTCTCGCCAAAAACAGGGGCCCCGGACTCATCACGCTCTTGCGCCTTCTCTATCCACATCCTGAACTGTGCCTGCTTCGTGCCGTGCTTGCTTGCAGCCTCTTCTACCGTCATCTCTGGGAACTCGAGAGCTGTATCCGGACGGATCGTGCCGTTCTGCCTGTTCACCATGGACCACGGCCGTAACATGTCCGCTTCAGTTCCGAGCTCTTGGGCCACGGTTGCGGCAAAGTCGGCCATGGTAGTTGCTCGGAGTATTCTGTAGATTTTCGGACTAGCGGGCGTCTCTACATCGCTCTTCCACGGCACAATGTCGAATCCTTGATAAACCTTGAACTGTTCCTCGGAGGCAACTGCAACGTCCATGTAGAGGTGGGCTTCTTCGCGTTCCTTCTTCCTACGTTCGATCGCTGCTCGTTCTTCAGCTAGACGCTCGGCTAGATGCTTTGGCGGCTCCACGGCCTTGCTGTCTATGAGGACTTGATCGAGCCTGGTCTCTCTAATGTATACTAACATGTAAGCACTCATGGAGCGTTTCGCAGACCACGCGCGTGTATAAGGATTCCGCTGTCCGGCGTTTCCGTTTGCTTGAGCATAGTCGCCGCCAAAGTTCTCCTCCAGCGCTTCTCGCAGTGTTGCTCGTGTGACGCGGTCGTCGTCAAACTTGTAGTAATGGCCGTCCTTGGTCGGCTTAAGGAAAGCGTAGTAATGACCCGCGTTCAGATCACCACTGTGTACCAAAACACCGTGGAGGTGGTATATCCAGGACTCGGATCGGTCGGCGTTGTCGGAAAGGTACGGCGCGGCGTCCCACACCTCAGGAAACTCGTAACGGTCATTGACCTTCATCATGGCATCGCGTTGGAAGTCGTACTCGAAGCGCTTGAGCTGGAGGTGTAGTACGGGAGGAAAGCTCTCGAAGATGACACCCTTCTTTGCATCCTGTAGTCCAAAGCCCTCTGCGAAGTATTTGTTTTCACCATCCATTGTCTCAACTTGAACGTAGTCCCTGAAGCTGTCGTCGAGGTTCTTGTTCCCGCTCACGTTTAGTTGGATGTCCCAAAAGTCTTCAACTCTTGAGGACTCGTAATCAACGTTGATACACGATATGTACGTCTTCATTTTGCCGACAAACATGCGCGTGAGAGCGCCTTCAGCCTCGGTGCCTTTCATCCTTTCATCCAGCTTGTCCATGAGCACACGCGACAGCTCCTGGACGTCTTGCTGTTCGAAAATTTGCTTAGAATCCCAGCCGAAAGAGTGCGTCAATTCTGTTGTTCCGACGGCATTGTTCGATGTTTGGAGCAGGTAGAAAAGTCGCTGGAGCGCGTAGGCACTATTTGACCGATCGGCCTCTTCGGCGGTGGGGATCTGGTAGACGGCCTGAAACGATCAATGATGGTCTAGAGAGAGAAGGGAGTAGGACGTACCTGACGAAAGGCATTTGTGAAGAACAGTGACTGCAGAAGAGAGTTGAGGTAGCATGTTGCGCCCTGGTTCTTGAGCCCGACCATGCCAGTTTCTTTCTTGGAGTCGTAGCTAGGACAAGTCAGCAAAAAATGGCGCGTGTGACTTTCCTTGCTGAGCTTACTTGATGAAGTTGTGCCATAAAACGCCGGTTGGGTCTTTGAGCACTCTTATGTAGGCAGTCACATTGGCTGTGTTGTCTTCGACCATTGGCCGGCCCCGGTCCTCCCATGAGTTGGCGAAGAGTTTTCTAAGCTCGGCGAAGCGTGTAAAGCCCCAATCGCCTTCCTCTGCGGTGAAGCGATGGTGCGCTGTGTGTGTGGTGAAGATGGTAGGGTCCTTTGGATTCCAGAGCACAAGCATGAACTCGACGCATGCGTACCAGTCCTCAGGCATCTGCTTCTCCTCATATGCCTGCTCTAGGTAGAACGAAGCAAAGTCTACGTTGTTACCATACGGAAAGAAGAGGATTCGCCAGGGATGTCCGCCACACTCGAAGATGGGACCATGTTCGCGCCTAGTGAGCTGGCGCCAGTCCTTGATCTCCCAAGTATTGAATGTCTCGTCCTCGGTCTCGTACTCAAGCGTCTTGGGCATGTGTCTCTTCATAAAAGCCTCATAGTCGTCGGCGCGGGGCTCGGCGTCGGCGTCGACCTCGTCCATTTGGTCGTCTGTGTCGGGCGTGATTATAGCCACGTCGGGCTTTTCGTCGTAGTCCTGGTCGACGAGCATGTCGCTTTCAATCTGCATGTGTCAGGTGTCTTGTCTGCTGTAAGTACCGTGACAGAAGCTTACCTGATCCATGGTTACTGCGTGCTACCTACTGTCGGCGGCTGCGGCTTGTCGAAGGTGCGGGACAGGCAGCAGGGAAGAACGTCTTTGACTAGCTTCACAAAGGCAGGCACGACCGAGTGCGCTCAACGCAGCAAGTGCAAGTTACAAAGGGAAGCTCAAGCTGCGCGCCTGTCGCGGGAGTGAATGGAAAGCCACGGGAGGGAATGCGCAGGACAGAGAAGCGGGTCAGGATCAGGATGTCTTGCTCGCTAAAAGGTGGCGGTGGAGATATGACGACCTGATTATTGTCGTCGTGAAAACTCCAACAGCAAACCGTGTTCAAGATGAGGCTGGGGACAAGGGCGCACAGGAACGCAGACCGGGGAGCAGCGAGGGAGGCTCAGAATATCCGCCGTCTGGAGAGTTGCAGCCTTGGCGCTCTATATAGTGGAGAGCATCAAAGACGCCGCGGCCTACGACGTCATTCGCCCACCTCGAATCTGACTGGCAAGACGTGATGCCACAAGCATCGTGTAATTTGTACGACGCCCAGCATCCTTCATTTGTGCTTCTTCAATTGATTGCTTCGCTAACCGGTAACCAACGCATCTACTGAGACCCTGCGCTGCGGCTGCGTCTGTCAAAAAAAAGCACGCCGAGTGCGGAGCAAGCTTGTCTTCCGTCACATGCTCTCGTAATTCCGTGCAACCACAGTGCCTCGAGCTCAAGTGCCCAACACTTGCTTCCAGAGCTCCCGCAATCATGTTTGTAGGAAGACGTGCTTCAGCCTTAGGTGCGCCACGCTCTATTAGACTGTTCAGAGCTTCCGCACCGTCGTCCCACGTTAGAGCCCCATTTCCAATATCCCATATCCAGGCGCGACTTTCGCATGCTGCTGCAGTTGCACCTGCATGGAGACCCTCTTCTGCCCTTGATGAGTAAGTATGCCGATGAAAACACCTGTCTGGAAGTTTCTACCCTAACCTGCGACTCTAGATGGGTGCTGCGGGAAGCCAGGCCGATAAGTTTGCGCCAATTGACCTTCTTCGGGAGGACCCTGACAGAGTCACGTCTGCTCGACTCGGCAAACTATTGCCGTTTGGAGCTGCCAACGAGGTGTGACAATTCGCCATCTGTAAAAGGCCCTTACTAACGGCCTGCAGACTTGCGCACCGTTTACGTGATATCCAAACTCTTCCATATGTCGTCGTCGCCAATCCACATCTTGCTCACGTGTACGAGTCATATCTAAGAGCTTTTGAGCGATTCCGCCGTGTGCCCGAAATAAAGTCTCTCGAAGACAATGAGAAGTATTGCAAAGTGTTAGAGGAAACTGTGACCGAGCATGCCACCGTTATTCCTCGTCTAGCCATTGGTGTGCTCGAGGTGCGTGGATTGATGAAACCAGAAGAAACAGACAAGTTCATGACCACCATGCTGCGATCAGTACGTTGAGATATACCTTGGATAACCCCAGACTACTAACCACGACACAGCGCATCTCCCGGCGCGTCATTGCGGCACAGCATCTGGCTCTTACTGAAACCTTCAACTCGCCCTGGCATTTTCCCCAGGCCCAACACCCGCCACATGACCAAGAGGCTGTTGGTGAAATCTTCTTGCGATGCAATGCAAAGGAAATTGTTCAAGACTGCGGCAAGACAATGCAGGAGCTGATCAAACACACCTACGGCTCTCACGTGAACGTGCCTGAAATCAAAATCTATGGACACACCGAAGCAACCTTTCCCTACATCCTGAGTCATCTGGAATACATCGTCGGCGAACTGTTACGCAATTCCATACAAGCCGTTATCGAACAGCGTAAATCAAAAGATGACAACCTTCCGCCTATCGAAGTTCTGATTTGCGAAACGTCGCAGCATGTTATCATTCGAATCTCTGATCAAGGAGGTGGTATCCCGAATGAGGTTTTGCCATATTTGTGGAGCTTTAGTAAAGGGCCGCGACGTGAGAAACGTCTCCAAAATTTGGCTCGGGTACCCAAGTTGCTCGGGACCTTGCAAGAGCTGCAAGTACCTGGGGGCGAATCTGCCGCCGAAATGCAACAAAGACTTGACAGAAGATCCAAGCATGCTGATACTGGTATGCATCACGGTTCCTTGTCTTCGTTGACTAGCCGCGCACCGGATCTACGCCTTGGCATTGGCCTCCCCATGTCGCGGCTATATGCAGGTGAGTGTGCAAAGATATTTTGGCGAGTTTGTTTCTGATGACCCTACAGAATATTGGGCAGGAAGCCTTGAGATCCATAGTTTGGAGGGCTACGGGGTCGATGCCTTCCTGCAGATTTCAAAACTCGGCAACAAGAATGAGAGACTTACCACGCGAGCCTCAATGGACGCAATCTAGAAGGTGGTACTCGCATTATCGAGCAGGCACTTCCTTGTGCAGCCAACAACCTCCAGGGCGCCTGTTGGTCATCATGATGTTCCCCTGCAGCGTTTGCTCTGACAACTCACAATCATCGCACCGGATCTTTTCCAGAGCATCCAGACATTGTATTCTTCAAGAGCATCTATAGCGCCCTACAATACATACGAACCATGTCTGTCCAACAACCCGTAAGTATATTCAACCAGATTGATGACTTTCCTAATGCCCTCAGCCGCCACTACACACCGTTCTTGGTGTTAACGGCCATACCCATCCATCGTCTACCGCTGCCACCACGTCCAGATTCGATGCAGAAAAGCAAAGCCTAGAAGAACTTTTAGCCGGTCTAGCAATCCATGTCGAAGTACGAGGTCTTGCTTTCGGTTCCCACTCATCGCCGCAGAAGATGTATATTCCTCGGCTGCGTAAATCCGAAAACAGGTCTCACCGTACGCTAGTTTACGGTATACTGTAGCCAGCAGGGCTAACACACAACAGCTATCAGCCACCTCGATGACATCTCTTGTTGGAAAGGGATGTCGAACGCACAAGCTCTGGAGCTGGCACGTTGGGAATCGTTGTTCCAGCAGTGTCTTACAAGCCACATCAAATCATGTTTGCGCCGTAGCATCATGGTTCAAATAAGTAAAGACAAAGGCAAGGGAGTTGGAAGAAGCACACCCAAGAGGTTCATAGCTAACCAAGCTCAGAGGTTCTTGATGAGTATACCCTCGTGCCCTATTTGCTCCAAAGTATTCCAAAGCAACACATTCGTTTCATCGACATCGACGTTCAAGACCTCGTGCGCGGTATGATCGATGCCCTTTACGATCATCGCCCCGGCGAAACCGCAGCACGCAATTTCCGCTGGTCACACGGCTCTGAAGATCTAGCGAATTTCGTCTACAATTTTGTCTATACACATGATTGTTTCCGAGAGACCCCAGCGGGACCATGTCTGTATGTCCAGTATACATTAGATTGGACCGAGTATCCTTGCCTCTCCGCAGTTGTTCACGTAGCCTCGCACCCGCCCATGGTTCAATTTTGCAATGTACCTGTTCAAATTGCTTCAATGGGACAGTACGTCATTGCGCCAAAATTGGTGCCGGTCTTGAGCAGATTGGGAACCGGAAGCTACCAGCACTATACTGGCGAGGTTGTCTATACCGTGAAGAAATCTTCATCGATGATTCAGTGGGATCCCAAAGGCGGCATGTTCAGGGCCCAAGCACCAGACAATACAGAGGTACTACACTTTTTCGAGCATGACTCTATTGCTGAGTATCCGCTGATAACAACTTACAGAAAACGTCTCCCGAATTCTGCGAGACCCTGATCGAAGCTCGGAATGTTGTCAAGTTCCCAGAAGGCGTGCGCTTTGAATGTGTATCACGATATACCATCAAGATCGACATCGTGACTTCTTCCCAGAATGCTGTAGCATTAGATCCACTTTCACCAGAAGCTAGTATATCAAAGACGCCTAAGGTGCCTTTATACACCAATACATCAAAGAAGCCTTGGGTGCCTTCGTACACCAACACACCGCTGTCGAAAACTCGTCGTCGTAAACGCGTACTTATAGGGGACTTGACCCACAGGTCTGCTTGGAGGAAGGTGAACGAGCAGCAATCCCTAATTGCTAACAAGGATATGAAGCCTGAGAACCCAGCCAACGATACGCCACTCATGGTGTGGAAGAATATGAAGCATACAAACCTAGTCGATGATGCATTCTTCAACGATGTCATCAATTCTGATAATTGGTTTCAGATTGGCTCTCCGAAGAAGCGAAAATCTTCCCTATCTGAAGCCACAACGATTTTCAACGAAGCTTCCACAGAGAAGACAGAGACGGGTTTCAAACGGCAGAAACTTGACGGGCTCGAAGGCAGGGCCTCAGAAACTTCCACCCTGCCTGCCGAACACAAGCCAATCGAGCCTCAACCAACAACCGCCGTAATCCACAAAGTAGCCCAGCGCTCGCCCCCCAAGAGCCACGACTTCTCCTTCACCGTACCGTCCCCCGAACCTTCTCAACTCAGAGAAACCATCAACGACATTCTCGCAAAATACCGCATAACCCACAGCCCGACATCCTCCGCGCCCTACCCGCAATCCCAGCCCAGTCCCAGCGCCGACGCCGAAGAAATCACATTCGCTCCAATCCGTTACATCACACCCAACACCCTCCCACAAACCTCCAGCCCGGAAGTCTCTCCCACCAGTCAGCCCACCGCTCCGCAATTTGCCGCGGCACGTACCACGTCGCCACTACTCCCAACAACCGACGATTACGTGCGCAACTCCTTCCGCGCGCACACATGGTCAGTAGCTGCAGCCCTCGCACAAGAGCAAATCCAAAACAACTACCGCGAATTTGAAGAGTGGGCCGAACGCAAGAGGTGTGAGGGGCTGACGGAGTGGAACGTGGGTGATATGGAGTTTGAAAGGGTGTTTTGGGACGATAGCGAGGAGGGGACGGATTGGGGGGAGAGTTATATGGATACGGATGCGTTGAGTGAGGAGGTGAGTGCGTTGGATTTGGATGCCGAGGGTTGATGGTGGGGTTGTGAGGGGTGGTTATGGGAGGGATAAGGGTAAGGGTATGAGTGGAAATGCTTTGGGAACGAGATCAACAGCCAACATGGCTGTAGTATGAGTTTACACCACAATCAGTTTTACTTGTAGTCTGATAAAATTACAAAACTCCATCTCTACCAATCGTCCTATATTGACATATATCTGTGGTTCCTCCCTCCCTACACCCAGATGTCATAGAATACCCAACATACTAGTCTACAAAGCCCTACTGTAGTCGCTAGACCGTGCTTCTTAGGCGCTTAAACCCGCATTGTGAAGAATTTTATGACATCCAGGTACCTCTGTTAAAGAAACGTATTCCTCAAGAGATACGAGTTGGCAGTAAGTAGCATGACATATGTACGCATGGGAAGAGTGTGGAAGGGTTGAATTCATGAAACCTTTATGTACTAAGAAGGTACGTGGGGAAGAGCGATACCAAGGTAGGAGGGATCATTGTACACATAATGTATGTCCAAGTTCAAGTATGGAACAAACTTTTCTTCTGTTGGGTATCTGGTATGCTCCACCTCGATATATACCTGATCCACGTTTTCATCTCAAGACGCCCTCGACCTTATCATCTGACAGTGCCGTTCATCATTCATTACGTCGTCTTCCACAGACTCCAATCAGGCCAAGTAAGCCACGCCGCTCATCAATGCTTCAACGCTCCACACATGCAAACCCCTTCAACGCCTCAAACACTTAGTTGTCACTCTTCCCCGCCTTAGTCCCCTCCTTAGTAACCTCATCCGGCTCACCTCCCTTCAACTCCTTATTCCTCTCCTCCTCCCTCTTCCTCTCCTGCTCCCTCACCGCCTCAGGCGGGCTATCTTCAATCAGATCGCTCTCGCCACTAAGTCCACTCCACTTAGGCAGACCATCCGGAACATCCATAACACGCTGACCGTAGAACATATGGCAGCGAGGTTTGAAATACGCCTTATCTTCATCCGTCTTGAGGTGTACGAGCGAGGGGAAGAGCAAAATCATGTTGCGGCCCTCGTCCATGATGGGGGAGTGGCAGTAGGAACAGCGCACTTTGCAGGGGAGTTGGTGCTCAATGGATTTGGAGGTTGGGTCGTACCATTCTAGGTCGTGGTGGCCGTGGGTGAAGTTTATGTCGGTTTTGTGGAAGATGGCGGCCCATTGGAAGGGGGCGGCTGGGGGGGATGTGTTAATGGTGGGGGACTAGGTGGGGAGAGATGACTAGGGGTGTGGGTGGACGTACCGTGCTGTGTTTGACATGTGGTGCAATGGCAGAGCTTGCTGTCGAGAGGCTCGCGTCGACTGAGTTGGTACTTTACTTTACCACAGTGGCAGTTGGCCTCGTACTTGACGTCAAAGTCTTCATTCTTCTCGTGGACGCGGTACGGGGGACGCTGCTTCCACTCTGAGATTCCAGTCGTCGACTCGCCGCGGCTCTGGTCCTTGTCCATCTTGTAGCTGGTCGTGGAGAATGTGGGGTGGTGTCGCGTGAGGTGCGATGCAAGCAATTGTACACGGGGAAGAGCACGTGGAGTTGTGAGTAATGGTAGCCGACGGAATGCAATTGAAGTTGCGGACATAAGGACAGGTTTGAAGAAAAGGGAAATATAGTGGTATGTCGAGGTTTTGTTTGTCTGTTTGCCGTCATCGATAGCTTTATTTGTGGTGCGCGCCGTCTGACGTCACCATGACCAGCAACTATGATACGCACTTTAGATGCCATTATGCTTTTTGCGGGCACCGATCATCGAAAAGAAGGCCCCCTCATCTGGTCCCGTCAACGAATACGGTCAATTGTGAAACCCAGATCCCGCTTGCCAATGCTTTGCTTTTCTACACTGTTCAATTCGTCAAGCCCTCATTAGTGTCCCACCTTCCCGCTATTCATCGCGATCGATCCTGCACTCTTCTCTACTCCGAGCCGTAGCTCAAGGCCCAGGCCTAGTTTGTAGCCGTGCACCTGCCAAGTAATGACTGCATCACACAAATGGTTCATGCCGCCTCTCCGCGGAGCCTAGCTTGGAACGGGATATTTCTACAACAATTAATCGGTAGCCGCGTGCTATCAAGCTCCTTTCAGCAATCTCTGGGCTTCCTTACTGGATAAGCCAAAGACATTTATTAAGTAGTCGAGCCTACAAATTGTTAGTCCGATGTAAGTCCACGGGTGCGCAAAACTCACTTGATGTCTCCAGCTATCCGCCGTCGAACAGCCTCAAACTCCACTTCAGCTTTGTCTCTTACGGCGTCTTGTCTACTCGAATTGATCGTCTTGACACGAATTTTGAATCTCCCGCTGACTGGGCGATGATCCGAGACCTTGATACCTTCATGCCGCCGGTAATCCAACTGCTTGATCCTTCCAAGGCCGCGATAGAGAAGTCGGTCGCACCACGCTGGGGATCGCTGTTTCTCAGATGTGTCGTAGTTGTCCGTCCCGACATCGTACTTGTACGTTGGAGCGAAATTAATGGGCATCTCGTTGAAGGCGCGCAATCGGAAGCCTGGGTTGCGCTTGCGCGAGAGAAGTAACTGGTCGCGTTCAAGCAGCTTCGCCAGATTGCCCTGCTGAACAGCAGCAATAACGGAATTTCGAGGCATTGCGTCAATGCGATAGTTGAGATCGCCGTTCAAGATACAGATCTCATGATCCATAATCATAGAACCATCGCCGCCCCCAACGAAGAAATTCGCGCAAGCGCTCGGAGAACGGTTCTTTGGCAAGGGCGCACTTTCCATGATGGCGGCTGCGTCGTTGTTGCGATGTGCTGTCTGTGTTTGGCCAGCTGCCAAATGGCAGTTGATGAAGCAGAGCGAAGAGTCGTCGATGAAGAAGCGAACCACGAGCGCGCCTTTGTTACCAACACGGCCGCTGAACCCAAGTTTGATCTCAGCGGCGCATACATCCCGGATCTTGGCACGCTCCGAGGCCTTGACAAAGACACAAGTAAAAAGACCAACGAGATTCGCAGTGTGCAGGAGCACGTAGTTTTGTTTTGGACTGTACTCGTCCAAAACGCGTAAAAGATGGTCTCGCCAAGCTCGGTATTGATGCGACATGTGCTCACTGTCAGACGTTtccttctttttctttttcttGAAGATACTCTTTGCCGTGATCTTTTTGTCTTCCAGGTCTACCAGCTCTTGGAAACCGAACACAAGGATATCAGGCGGATTTTCAGGCTCAAGAAGCTCTCGGAAGAAGATTCGTTCTGGCTCGGTCTGTCGTAGTGCGTTGGGTTTGGTTGCACCGGCATTCCATGTCATGACTCGGGCCGATAACTCCCTGAACTCGCAGTACTCTCCGTCTCGTTGCTGCATCAAGTTTTCGAGCAAGTCCTCTTTCATCATTCCATCCCAAACGCGCAACATGGCGTCTGTGCCTAATGATGCGACCTGGAATCTGTCAAGCTTCCAAATGCTCGTTCGATCCGCTAGGATACCCGCGATTGGCTTCTCATGAGCTTTCCAATCTTTCAAGACTTTCCAAGGCGTTGACCTCGTGTCGTACACATATATCATACCAGTACTGTA is a window from the Pyrenophora tritici-repentis strain M4 chromosome 7, whole genome shotgun sequence genome containing:
- a CDS encoding Ubiquitin carboxyl-terminal hydrolase, which translates into the protein MPKTLEYETEDETFNTWEIKDWRQLTRREHGPIFECGGHPWRILFFPYGNNVDFASFYLEQAYEEKQMPEDWYACVEFMLVLWNPKDPTIFTTHTAHHRFTAEEGDWGFTRFAELRKLFANSWEDRGRPMVEDNTANVTAYIRVLKDPTGVLWHNFINYDSKKETGMVGLKNQGATCYLNSLLQSLFFTNAFRQAVYQIPTAEEADRSNSAYALQRLFYLLQTSNNAVGTTELTHSFGWDSKQIFEQQDVQELSRVLMDKLDERMKGTEAEGALTRMFVGKMKTYISCINVDYESSRVEDFWDIQLNVSGNKNLDDSFRDYVQVETMDGENKYFAEGFGLQDAKKGVIFESFPPVLHLQLKRFEYDFQRDAMMKVNDRYEFPEVWDAAPYLSDNADRSESWIYHLHGVLVHSGDLNAGHYYAFLKPTKDGHYYKFDDDRVTRATLREALEENFGGDYAQANGNAGQRNPYTRAWSAKRSMSAYMLVYIRETRLDQVLIDSKAVEPPKHLAERLAEERAAIERRKKEREEAHLYMDVAVASEEQFKVYQGFDIVPWKSDVETPASPKIYRILRATTMADFAATVAQELGTEADMLRPWSMVNRQNGTIRPDTALEFPEMTVEEAASKHGTKQAQFRMWIEKAQERDESGAPVFGEKLLDLKGQANNRPLMIFLKHFDAKTQSLFGIGTFYAGYQDKVSDLTPAINKMMGWPAGTQIKLSEEIKQNMIEAMKPKVTLAASEIQDGDIITVQRVLNDKEIAQLEASGGYTEAKDFYDSLLNRITVEFGPRVPDTDLPTFTLTLSKKMAYDQFCSKVAEYLKVDPSHLRFTTVSTAGKPKQAIKYNAASTLNNILFPGPYNYTSSATQRNDAMFYEVLDMSLKELEQRKPIKVTWLPEGLSKEEEHTLMVPKNAQVSDLLDALQKKANISDETMLKVRAYESHMHKFHKVLPPDHSIISLYDYTQIYVAPYPEDDSSKKIMAFHFDKEPSKPHGIPFQFPIKEGEPFSETRQRISDFTKIKGKQLDKIKFTLVSRSQYSTPHPLEDEDVLWDLVGGRDDVSLGLDHPAKTRTLWGKTDSIFIR
- a CDS encoding Atrophin-1 multi-domain protein — translated: MVQISKDKEVLDEYTLVPYLLQSIPKQHIRFIDIDVQDLVRGMIDALYDHRPGETAARNFRWSHGSEDLANFVYNFVYTHDCFRETPAGPCLYVQYTLDWTEYPCLSAVVHVASHPPMVQFCNVPVQIASMGQYVIAPKLVPVLSRLGTGSYQHYTGEVVYTVKKSSSMIQWDPKGGMFRAQAPDNTEKTSPEFCETLIEARNVVKFPEGVRFECVSRYTIKIDIVTSSQNAVALDPLSPEASISKTPKVPLYTNTSKKPWVPSYTNTPLSKTRRRKRVLIGDLTHRSAWRKVNEQQSLIANKDMKPENPANDTPLMVWKNMKHTNLVDDAFFNDVINSDNWFQIGSPKKRKSSLSEATTIFNEASTEKTETGFKRQKLDGLEGRASETSTLPAEHKPIEPQPTTAVIHKVAQRSPPKSHDFSFTVPSPEPSQLRETINDILAKYRITHSPTSSAPYPQSQPSPSADAEEITFAPIRYITPNTLPQTSSPEVSPTSQPTAPQFAAARTTSPLLPTTDDYVRNSFRAHTWSVAAALAQEQIQNNYREFEEWAERKRCEGLTEWNVGDMEFERVFWDDSEEGTDWGESYMDTDALSEEVSALDLDAEG
- a CDS encoding putative glutathione-dependent formaldehyde-activating family gfa protein, whose translation is MDKDQSRGESTTGISEWKQRPPYRVHEKNEDFDVKYEANCHCGKVKYQLSRREPLDSKLCHCTTCQTQHAAPFQWAAIFHKTDINFTHGHHDLEWYDPTSKSIEHQLPCKVRCSYCHSPIMDEGRNMILLFPSLVHLKTDEDKAYFKPRCHMFYGQRVMDVPDGLPKWSGLSGESDLIEDSPPEAVREQERKREEERNKELKGGEPDEVTKEGTKAGKSDN